From Cricetulus griseus strain 17A/GY chromosome 1 unlocalized genomic scaffold, alternate assembly CriGri-PICRH-1.0 chr1_0, whole genome shotgun sequence, a single genomic window includes:
- the Ap1m1 gene encoding AP-1 complex subunit mu-1 isoform X2 translates to MSASAVYVLDLKGKVLICRNYRGDVDMAEVEHFMPILMEKEEEGMLSPILAHGGVRFMWIKHNNLYLVATSKKNACVSLVFSFLYKVVQVFSEYFKELEEESIRDNFVIIYELLDELMDFGYPQTTDSKILQEYITQEGHKLETGAPRPPATVTNAVSWRSEGIKYRKNEVFLDVIEAVNLLVSANGNVLRSEIVGSIKMRVFLSGMPELRLGLNDKVLFDNTGRGKSKSVELEDVKFHQCVRLSRFENDRTISFIPPDGEFELMSYRLNTHVKPLIWIESVIEKHSHSRIEYMIKAKSQFKRRSTANNVEIHIPVPNDADSPKFKTTVGSVKWVPENSEIVWSIKSFPGWGRTGRRSIPGDLALGAPTQPL, encoded by the exons GTACTCATCTGCCGGAACTACCGCGGGGATGTGGATATGGCAGAGGTGGAGCACTTCATGCCCATCCtgatggagaaggaggaggagggcatgCTGTCACCTATCCTGGCCCATGGTGGCGTTCGTTTCATGTGGATTAAGCACAACAACCTGTACC TGGTCGCCACTTCAAAAAAGAATGCTTGTGTGTCGCTGGTATTCTCCTTCCTCTATAAGGTGGTGCAG GTCTTCTCCGAGTACTTTaaggagctggaggaggagagCATCCGGGACAACTTCGTCATCATCTACGAGCTGCTGGACGAGCTCATGGACTTTGGCTACCCCCAGACCACGGACAGCAAGATCCTGCAGGA GTACATCACTCAGGAAGGCCACAAGCTGGAAACCGGGGCCCCTCGCCCCCCGGCCACTGTCACCAATGCTGTGTCCTGGCGCTCGGAGGGCATCAAGTACCGGAAGAACGAAGTGTTCCTGGACGTCATTGAGGCGGTTAACCTCTTG GTCAGTGCCAACGGTAACGTGCTGCGCAGTGAGATTGTGGGCTCCATCAAGATGCGGGTCTTCCTCTCAGGCATGCCCGAGCTGCGCCTGGGCCTCAATGACAAGGTCCTCTTCGACAACACAGGCC GAGGGAAGAGCAAGTCGGTGGAATTGGAGGACGTGAAGTTTCACCAGTGTGTGCGGCTGTCACGCTTTGAGAACGACCGCACCATCTCGTTCATCCCACCCGATGGAGAGTTCGAACTCATGTCCTACCGCCTCAACACCCAT GTGAAGCCTTTGATCTGGATCGAGTCTGTGATTGAGAAGCATTCCCACAGCCGAATCGAGTACATGATCAAG GCCAAGAGCCAGTTCAAGCGGCGGTCAACAGCCAACAACGTAGAGATTCACATACCAGTCCCCAACGACGCTGACTCGCCCAAGTTCAAGACTACAGTGGGGAGTGTCAAGTGGGTCCCCGAGAACAGCGAGATCGTGTGGTCCATCAAGTCCTTTCCG GGCTGGGGGAGGACAGGCCGCAGATCCATCCCAGGAGACCTTGCCCTTGGTGCCCCAACACAGCCACTATAA
- the Ap1m1 gene encoding AP-1 complex subunit mu-1 isoform X1, with protein MSASAVYVLDLKGKVLICRNYRGDVDMAEVEHFMPILMEKEEEGMLSPILAHGGVRFMWIKHNNLYLVATSKKNACVSLVFSFLYKVVQVFSEYFKELEEESIRDNFVIIYELLDELMDFGYPQTTDSKILQEYITQEGHKLETGAPRPPATVTNAVSWRSEGIKYRKNEVFLDVIEAVNLLVSANGNVLRSEIVGSIKMRVFLSGMPELRLGLNDKVLFDNTGRGKSKSVELEDVKFHQCVRLSRFENDRTISFIPPDGEFELMSYRLNTHVKPLIWIESVIEKHSHSRIEYMIKAKSQFKRRSTANNVEIHIPVPNDADSPKFKTTVGSVKWVPENSEIVWSIKSFPQGWGRTGRRSIPGDLALGAPTQPL; from the exons GTACTCATCTGCCGGAACTACCGCGGGGATGTGGATATGGCAGAGGTGGAGCACTTCATGCCCATCCtgatggagaaggaggaggagggcatgCTGTCACCTATCCTGGCCCATGGTGGCGTTCGTTTCATGTGGATTAAGCACAACAACCTGTACC TGGTCGCCACTTCAAAAAAGAATGCTTGTGTGTCGCTGGTATTCTCCTTCCTCTATAAGGTGGTGCAG GTCTTCTCCGAGTACTTTaaggagctggaggaggagagCATCCGGGACAACTTCGTCATCATCTACGAGCTGCTGGACGAGCTCATGGACTTTGGCTACCCCCAGACCACGGACAGCAAGATCCTGCAGGA GTACATCACTCAGGAAGGCCACAAGCTGGAAACCGGGGCCCCTCGCCCCCCGGCCACTGTCACCAATGCTGTGTCCTGGCGCTCGGAGGGCATCAAGTACCGGAAGAACGAAGTGTTCCTGGACGTCATTGAGGCGGTTAACCTCTTG GTCAGTGCCAACGGTAACGTGCTGCGCAGTGAGATTGTGGGCTCCATCAAGATGCGGGTCTTCCTCTCAGGCATGCCCGAGCTGCGCCTGGGCCTCAATGACAAGGTCCTCTTCGACAACACAGGCC GAGGGAAGAGCAAGTCGGTGGAATTGGAGGACGTGAAGTTTCACCAGTGTGTGCGGCTGTCACGCTTTGAGAACGACCGCACCATCTCGTTCATCCCACCCGATGGAGAGTTCGAACTCATGTCCTACCGCCTCAACACCCAT GTGAAGCCTTTGATCTGGATCGAGTCTGTGATTGAGAAGCATTCCCACAGCCGAATCGAGTACATGATCAAG GCCAAGAGCCAGTTCAAGCGGCGGTCAACAGCCAACAACGTAGAGATTCACATACCAGTCCCCAACGACGCTGACTCGCCCAAGTTCAAGACTACAGTGGGGAGTGTCAAGTGGGTCCCCGAGAACAGCGAGATCGTGTGGTCCATCAAGTCCTTTCCG CAGGGCTGGGGGAGGACAGGCCGCAGATCCATCCCAGGAGACCTTGCCCTTGGTGCCCCAACACAGCCACTATAA
- the Ap1m1 gene encoding AP-1 complex subunit mu-1 isoform X3, with protein sequence MSASAVYVLDLKGKVLICRNYRGDVDMAEVEHFMPILMEKEEEGMLSPILAHGGVRFMWIKHNNLYLVATSKKNACVSLVFSFLYKVVQVFSEYFKELEEESIRDNFVIIYELLDELMDFGYPQTTDSKILQEYITQEGHKLETGAPRPPATVTNAVSWRSEGIKYRKNEVFLDVIEAVNLLVSANGNVLRSEIVGSIKMRVFLSGMPELRLGLNDKVLFDNTGRGKSKSVELEDVKFHQCVRLSRFENDRTISFIPPDGEFELMSYRLNTHVKPLIWIESVIEKHSHSRIEYMIKAKSQFKRRSTANNVEIHIPVPNDADSPKFKTTVGSVKWVPENSEIVWSIKSFPGGKEYLMRAHFGLPSVEAEDKEGKPPISVKFEIPYFTTSGIQVRYLKIIEKSGYQALPWVRYITQNGDYQLRTQ encoded by the exons GTACTCATCTGCCGGAACTACCGCGGGGATGTGGATATGGCAGAGGTGGAGCACTTCATGCCCATCCtgatggagaaggaggaggagggcatgCTGTCACCTATCCTGGCCCATGGTGGCGTTCGTTTCATGTGGATTAAGCACAACAACCTGTACC TGGTCGCCACTTCAAAAAAGAATGCTTGTGTGTCGCTGGTATTCTCCTTCCTCTATAAGGTGGTGCAG GTCTTCTCCGAGTACTTTaaggagctggaggaggagagCATCCGGGACAACTTCGTCATCATCTACGAGCTGCTGGACGAGCTCATGGACTTTGGCTACCCCCAGACCACGGACAGCAAGATCCTGCAGGA GTACATCACTCAGGAAGGCCACAAGCTGGAAACCGGGGCCCCTCGCCCCCCGGCCACTGTCACCAATGCTGTGTCCTGGCGCTCGGAGGGCATCAAGTACCGGAAGAACGAAGTGTTCCTGGACGTCATTGAGGCGGTTAACCTCTTG GTCAGTGCCAACGGTAACGTGCTGCGCAGTGAGATTGTGGGCTCCATCAAGATGCGGGTCTTCCTCTCAGGCATGCCCGAGCTGCGCCTGGGCCTCAATGACAAGGTCCTCTTCGACAACACAGGCC GAGGGAAGAGCAAGTCGGTGGAATTGGAGGACGTGAAGTTTCACCAGTGTGTGCGGCTGTCACGCTTTGAGAACGACCGCACCATCTCGTTCATCCCACCCGATGGAGAGTTCGAACTCATGTCCTACCGCCTCAACACCCAT GTGAAGCCTTTGATCTGGATCGAGTCTGTGATTGAGAAGCATTCCCACAGCCGAATCGAGTACATGATCAAG GCCAAGAGCCAGTTCAAGCGGCGGTCAACAGCCAACAACGTAGAGATTCACATACCAGTCCCCAACGACGCTGACTCGCCCAAGTTCAAGACTACAGTGGGGAGTGTCAAGTGGGTCCCCGAGAACAGCGAGATCGTGTGGTCCATCAAGTCCTTTCCG GGTGGCAAGGAGTACCTGATGCGGGCCCACTTTGGTCTTCCCAGTGTGGAAGCCGAAGACAAGGAGGGCAAGCCTCCCATCAGTGTCAAGTTCGAGATCCCCTATTTCACTACCTCTGGCATCCAG GTGCGCTACCTGAAGATCATTGAGAAGAGTGGCTACCAGGCCCTCCCCTGGGTGCGCTACATCACACAGAACGGAG ATTACCAGCTCCGGACTCAGTGA